The Gossypium hirsutum isolate 1008001.06 chromosome D02, Gossypium_hirsutum_v2.1, whole genome shotgun sequence region ATGATGAAGAAaattattacattaattaattaattattgtattaaaaatatttaagatagtaattaaattttattcctaataaattattttttatacaatatttaattttttttaaaatacgtcTAAACACACTTAAATCTAATAAATCAAGTCATAAgagaaattttaatataaataaataactgACTTTTTTATTTATGTGAAACTTGATAACATAATAAAACATGGAaattaataatatgataaatttgaTATGGATTATGTAAACATTATTAATagagattatatttgatgctgCATCTGTTCATGAATTcacaatttatcatttaattttaaagtatttaaaaaatagtttaaaaataaaataaaaaattgaaataatcacTCAGTGGATAGTTTTGAATATGTTAAACACGTTACATATTATCATACACCCACGTATACGATCAACCAAAGGCCAAAAGACTGGTAATAAAGAACTCCACGCTGACGCTCCCTCCCTCCCTTTCCTCTATCTAACGGTTAGCTTCTCTTAGCTGCCTTTCGATTCTTGGATTGAGTTGTTAAGGCACTAGAAATCATCGTTTCTGAATCTAATTCAAACCCATATTTGTTGAGGATTCGATCGTTCTAAGTTTGGGATTTTTCCCAGGTAAAGGAAACAATTTGTGGTTCGAAAAGCCAGAATAGAATATGAGTACAAGTACGGCCACGTCCGGTACATGTTTGATCATATGCTccaatggaaaatcatctctcgAAACCAAAACCTCCACGATGATTACGTTGAAATCGTCGTCGTTTCCTTCCCGTTTAACCGCCGTTTCTATAAAGGTGAGGACGAGAGTTGTTTCCTGCCAAGCTGTCTCCACCGCTTCCGTCGACAAGGACGAGAAAGACGCGTCGATTTCGGGATCGGAGGAAGACCCAGAGGCGGCTAAAGTTGGGGCAAAGGTTAGGGTAAAAGTGCCTCTCAAAGTTTACCACGTGCCTCGCGTCCCTGAGGTGGATCTGAACGGCATGGAAGGAGTGATTAAACAATTCGTGGGGGTGTGGAAAGGGAAAAGGATTTCAGCTAATCTACCTTTCAAGGTGGAGTTCGTCACTGAGATTGAAGAGCGAGGACCTGTCAAGTTCTTAGCCCATCTTAAAGAGGATGAATTGGAATTCCTTGATTAAAATCCTGATTCTTATCTGTATGCCAGGCAAAATACTTTCTATCTTATAACTAAAAAAAACCCAATAAATGCTCACTGTTGTATGTAATTTTTACCTACTTTTAAAGCCTGCTGACAAGTTAACTGCTTATTCGTGTATATGCTTTGTACTTGTTTTCCACCTTCCTAGTGTTGTGGTATACTAATATTTCAAATGCCATCAGGAATCTGTTTTGATACCATAGTTGAATATGTAGCCCTTTTGGAGGGATCTAATAGGCCTCTGTTTATATATGTTTTCAGTTGTTGTGTGCTCTCTCACaattggtatagtttgatttggACTGTGTATGCTCTTAAACAGTGAGCTAAAATGAATTGTGTGAACTTGGTTGTTGTGATGGGGTCGTTTAGTATTAATGTAAAAAAGTCAGCTATTTCTGTGTGAAAGATGGTCCTCTGTCATTTAGTAAATATTCTTGAAGAAGATTTAGTTTGTAATCATCCCACCACAAGACAAACTTGACATGTTTTATACGTATTAGTATGCAAGTTGGTGCTTAAGATAGTTAGtggatttttaacattttacggCACTGGTGAATTAAAGAGAAGAATCTTACTTGTTGAATCACAAAAGTGCTTGCCTAGctgataaagattttttttttttttttgtgggggGGGGGGGATGGGTCCATCTCGAAGTAGACAATAGGGAAATTTGAGTTGCTTTAGTGGTAGCTTTTACAACATAGGTGCCGGTGACCATAGAGTTATTTGTGTAAATGGATTAGGATCATTTTCGTTTAATGTCATTGCTGGAACTTCTTCACAGACTGATAGGCGAATGACTTAGAAACTGGAatccaaattctaaatttatttttttcttgtttgagAAAGTAACGTGGATTCTCCATTTTTGTTCCTGCTGAATTTTCTATATTTTGTCGTGCTTATTATAGCTATTATTGGTGATAAATTATAGCATCTACTCTCAGTAAATAGTATTAAAAACTGTGTTATCAGATAAGGTGATTGCTATAATGGAATGGACGACTTTTTAAGTTGGTTCATCTTATACTTGGCTTTCTGTGTGCAGATTTATCCAAGGTAGCTTCATTTTGAACTATAATACTTAGGTCATCAAGTTTCATTACACTGGCACATTTCTTGAGCACCATCTTTTAATCGCTATAAAGCATGACTTTATGAGATAAATCCTTCATATTGCATGTCTGCAAATGCCttg contains the following coding sequences:
- the LOC107909001 gene encoding ferredoxin-thioredoxin reductase, variable chain — protein: MSTSTATSGTCLIICSNGKSSLETKTSTMITLKSSSFPSRLTAVSIKVRTRVVSCQAVSTASVDKDEKDASISGSEEDPEAAKVGAKVRVKVPLKVYHVPRVPEVDLNGMEGVIKQFVGVWKGKRISANLPFKVEFVTEIEERGPVKFLAHLKEDELEFLD